DNA sequence from the Trichocoleus sp. FACHB-46 genome:
CACTTTATGAATTGCTTGGGTATTGCAAGGATGAGCAATTTTACCATTACTCGCTAAAGTTATAGCGGTGGTATACAACCCATTGGAGCGGACTGGCAAAGTTGGTCAGCGGGTTGGTTCAGTTTAGTCATAGCCGCTCAGCCGAATCGTTGAGCTGGTTGACCTTATCATTCAGGTAGTAGCCGAAATCTTGACTGTAAGTATCAAGATTTAGTTCATTGTGGGACAAAATCTTCTAGATGAGCAACGTTATATCAGTAGGAAGGCTTTTCGGAGAAGTTGAAGATCGAGAAGGGGCGGACTTGCCCCGTGAACAAGTCATCCATCTTTACTCTCAATGTGGATGGTCATCAGCAAAGAAGCCAGATGCTTTGTTATACGCGCTTTCAAGCTCAGAAACGGTCATCTCAGCGTGGCATCAAAATGTTCTAATCGGACTTGGGAATGCGATTTCAGATAAAGCATTAACCGTTTATTACCCTCATTTGCTTGTATTGCCGTCGTATCAAAATATCGGTATAGGACGAGAGATCATGAAACGCCTTCAAGCTCCTTACACAGACTTTCATCAGCAGATTCTATTGGCAATCAATCATGCCGCTCCATTCTATGAAAAGCTTGGCTTTAAGCATTCACAAGGCATTAAAGCGATGTGGATCTATGATGAAAGTGACACTAACGCTATCAATGAACAGGAGCAAAATAATCAATGATCGCAGTTCAAGAACATGATTGGAACAGACTTTCAAAGTTGAGCGCATAACGATATGACATGGCTTCAATCCGCTCAATCGGAACGTTAGCTGGCTTCGTTCTCGGTGATGGCAGCGGTTTGAAATGACTGATCAGGTGCTTCAAGTTGAAGGCACAATATTCGTTCAACTCGGCAGTTAAGAGAGGATGAAAGGCTGGATGATGTAGTGTAATTCGCCCATTCAGTAGCTTGTCTGCCTAAGCCCGAACTGGCTGAATATTCAACTCTGCCTGCCATTGGGGCAGGGGCTTTTTCCAACCTTCCTCCCACTTCTGGGCAAATAGGGACTTGGCAGTTTTGCCCATTTGAAATCCCTCAGGACTTACGCAAGAGCCATCTGAACAGACGGATGCTTGAGTTGTGCAATCAAGTAGTCCGAGAGCATCCCATGCTTGACTTGATAGATGGTTTTGCTGCTCTGGTAAGCGA
Encoded proteins:
- a CDS encoding GNAT family N-acetyltransferase; amino-acid sequence: MSNVISVGRLFGEVEDREGADLPREQVIHLYSQCGWSSAKKPDALLYALSSSETVISAWHQNVLIGLGNAISDKALTVYYPHLLVLPSYQNIGIGREIMKRLQAPYTDFHQQILLAINHAAPFYEKLGFKHSQGIKAMWIYDESDTNAINEQEQNNQ